The DNA segment TTTACCAATACCACCCCCAACTTCTCCGCCTTTGCCAATACCACCTCCAACTCCTCTGCCTTTTCCGATACCACCACCAATACCTCCTCCTTTACCATAACCACCGCCAAATCCTCCACCTTTGCCTATACCGCCACCAATACCTCCACCTTTTCCAATCCCGCCACCAACTCCTCCACCTTTGCCAATTCCACCACCAAGACCACCGCCTTTGCCTATTCCACCACCAGCTCCGCCGCCAACCCCGCCACCCTTTCCGATCCCTCCGCCTTTTCCAAACCCACCACCTGCTCCAGCACCACCACCAACTCCTCCACCGTGTCCACCTCCAAAACCACCGCCAACCCCACCACCCTTACCAAAGCCACCACCGACTCCGACACCTCCCCCCTGTCCACCACCAAAACCTCCTCCACCTCCACCAGCGCCACCGCCGCCTCCAAAACCACCGCCTGCTCCTATTCCACCGCCAGATCCTCCTCCAAAACCACCGCCAAAGCCACCACCCTTGCCGCCTCCAATTAACGTTTTTTCCTCTTCATCTTTGCTAGAACTCACACCATTTCTGGCAGTAACATTCACAGCGAAAACATGAAAACATAATAAAGCCAATAGAGTAGCTCCATTAACTAGACGCCCCATGTCTTCCTGCTTTTTAGTTTGCTTGTTCTATGCAGTGTTCACTGCCCGATGACGAAAACATTTCCGCACTATGGTCGCTTATATAGCAACACTTAATCATCTACTTTAATCTTTGCATTAACTTACTCCAACCAATTGTTACAAAAAAGAACTTACTCCAACCACTAACAACTACTAACTGCATTCAATTCCTAAATCCTTTTGCGATTTCCTCTCCACATGTTTTCTCCTAGCAAAccatataatagatatattatcTCCTTGATTTATACAGCGAAAATATTAAGAATACGAGTGTTTTACTCAAATCTACCAAGTAGACTTTACTTTCAAAAACCATACAATACATATATTATCTCCTTGATTTATACAGTGGAAAATATTAAGAACACGAGTATTTTACTCAAATCTACCAAGTAGACTTTACCGTTTCACCCAAGTTACCATAGACTTCCTGACATTAACGATTTCTCAATCTCGTGACAGTTAGTTAGTTCTACCTACGTCATTTTATGTCTACTTATAGTCAGAATCTTTTCATTTtgtgttttaaataaaaattccaCATAATTCTATTCAAGTGCCTCACAAAACTGTAAGTTTTATAGCTTAGTTCAAATACTAATGCTTCGTAGTTGATGAATAAGTCATGCGGATGTAATATaacttctcttttttttatcaactgatGTAATATAACTTACAATTCATGGGATGATAGTTACTTCATTAACTAATATAACTAAGccatatttggatattttacGAGGGAAACCTAACTGACTTGTGATCCATGTTTGGAAATAATAGAGTAATTAACTTATATACGAGCCAAATGTTCTGTAATAATTATCATACTAGATGATAACCCGCGCTCATGCGCGGAGTgagtttttataatatatttgtttacgAAATGGTattaacattttgcaacactacaatctttatcgattataaaatgagGAATACAAATGTTAGtctcttaaatatattatctttGTTCAAGAGTTAACATATTAaatctcattttaattattcttaagacttcatatgcacaaaagaAATTTAAGTTTTGCGGCtcacacaaatcaccaaaaccaaatagACAACATCGATTGTATAATGAAGAAAGGGATTATGTTTTCTGCTCTCGaattgtttactattgactctccataagtgatttcattttctacctctatataattgtgctttcgttctcgtctttgtttcattaatatgagttaaatttcttttttaaccTCTTTTATGAATTCAGTGAATTCCATAAGTGTCAATTAAAAATATGGACATTTGTAAATATTAGTTTCACTCCATATACATATCTTGTAAATATTAGTTTCACTCcatatacatatctaagaatcaaaattttgaaaaaaatcaccggcaaactatattaacaggttagtgttcaaatctaatatattaagctgttatagaatataagtatagactcaaaatataaatgtatgtctAGTATATATCCACCCGCTTggtctaaaaatcatctaattagaataacaaaacaaattacttatttcaccAGTTCGAGTAATATCTGAATCCAAatgggtaatatccgaacccgaatggatatccgaagataaccaaacataagtatatttaaccatatatttctagtttatttctctcattgtattcaaaatatttatattaattatgcaTATTcctcaaaattagataatatacatacaattttagacaaaatcatttgctactcacttaaaatacatatcaagctcttgtttcttacattaacaaaagtttcatctaaaattttaaaacaacaactaaattagtgtctttctatttttaaagttttatctccAAGCCTATTAATATTtgaatcttttaaaaattagaaaaccagttaagtcaaaatatattgtaaatacaaaaaacttaaacaatgaataatttatttactttttcttcaaaatttaaatatccgaatCCAACCCAAAATATTTGAACCCGAACATAAAATACGGAACCCGACTCGAAgtgtagaaatacccgaacgggttctataaCTTTATACTGAAATATCCGATACAAACCCCAACGTGTATCCGAACGCCACCTCTATGATatattatcatttgtatcttgcttgaacaaaaaaaaagttaaaccgctgatcacaaaatttttaatgtgagatttttatcatttttagtaatttatagtctttttaaaaattcaaagtataacatataagaaatttttttttattatatgcttaatgtgattgtttaatttcttttaatagtataaaattaaacaaaaaaaaagagagaggtaaattttttttaatcaaatatgtattattcataatcattaattgtcatatatatgttaaccatattaggtaattccgcagtttttatttaaggaaagacaAAATATTCTATTGTACactattagttaatttgatagttagtttaatgaaaaacatattatatgtttatatgaaccaacttatttttctaacaattctaaaaatcattctcgtgatgacacgtggctacgaaaacatgttgtaatgccccaagattaatatataggggattacaaTAATTAAATAAGTAAACTATGATATTAAAAATGACCATACATTTAATTATGATATATTGGTATCAATATTGCATTTTGGTAGACTTGTCAATCAAGCATCAACGATCCAAGATGATTATATATAGCTGTCATTTTGGAGATTTTTGTTCCTTATATGGTATACTTATATTGGA comes from the Brassica rapa cultivar Chiifu-401-42 chromosome A01, CAAS_Brap_v3.01, whole genome shotgun sequence genome and includes:
- the LOC103833665 gene encoding glycine-rich cell wall structural protein, producing the protein MGRLVNGATLLALLCFHVFAVNVTARNGVSSSKDEEEKTLIGGGKGGGFGGGFGGGSGGGIGAGGGFGGGGGAGGGGGGFGGGQGGGVGVGGGFGKGGGVGGGFGGGHGGGVGGGAGAGGGFGKGGGIGKGGGVGGGAGGGIGKGGGLGGGIGKGGGVGGGIGKGGGIGGGIGKGGGFGGGYGKGGGIGGGIGKGRGVGGGIGKGGEVGGGIGKGGGIGGGIGKGGGVGGGIGKGGGVGGGFGKGGGVGGGIGKGGGIGGGIGKGGGIGKGRGIRGGNGKGGGIGDGGFGKGGGIGKGGGIGGGIGKGGGIGGGIGKGGGIGGGGGFGGGGGFGKGGGIGGGIGKGGGFGGGGGFGKGGGFGGGGGFGKGGGFGGGGFGGGGGGGGGGGGGGGIGHH